Sequence from the Plasmodium malariae genome assembly, contig: PmUG01_00_1, whole genome shotgun sequence genome:
TCTCTTTACAACATTTtcctaaattattttttctttccttagCATGAATGAAAGGgtgaaaaatagaaaaattgagcaattaattatataatttgttggGAATTAAAGATACAAAAGTTGATAACTAttgttttcaaaaaatttatatatgtcatCTATTATGATATaccatgtatatatacattggCGATgaacatacatgtatgttaATGCGCATGGGCGCGTgcctatatataaatatgtatacttacATAATGTAATGTatccatttatatattttaatacatgtatatttatacattttaaaagacgtatttttttttttaaacttgaaaaatatattgaattatttatctatatttataatacggTTGATAGAGGCGTGTTTTCCTGCGTAAACAGACggtacataaaaataataataactaataaaacaaataaaatatattttttacaacttCATTTATCTATTTCGTTTTATGAAATCATTATTGCAGTTCCTTTTGATGGATGagcttcatatatatatatatatatgtagatttttttttatgttgtaCCGTACATATGTGAAACGAACGAAAGATCTCATAAGAagaatacatttataaagaCACCAAAGTATATtaaaatcatttaaaataaaatatatcgaATAGGGTATTTATCGTCATTAAgtaattttaagtatataaataaatgaaaaaatatgggTTACCAATTTCGTTCATGTTGTGTATTCTCATCGAATATCATTATTCATAGATCTATGCTTACGTATGCATATagcatgtttatatatatttttttttttttttcatgtactAGCTTTTCTTGCGCGTGTTAGATTGTTTATATTGAAAAGTCATAACAGGAAGCacgtaaataaataaatatatatatacaaatgttgtgttttgaaaatttattcaCTCGTTATGTCTCTGACTACCTTCTGATGTTCTCCCGTTTTAGTTATTTGCATGTAattgtatgtttatatgaataGGAAAGTATAAAACATATGATAAAATTCTTATGAACGAAAAGGAGAATATCAGCAATGCATGAAGTTTATTGAAAGAGATGCTTTCttaatattgttaataattaaaacgattaagaacaaaaatatacattaatcGACCTATACAGGAAGttgtttaaattaatttgtaaaaattaataattcaaGTGTATCCCTATTCTATATCGCGTCCAAATTGTAAACTTTTGAATACATTtatagataatttttttagagggttttttatattgtacatTTATTGTAAGAACTGGGAAATATGAAACaagaatgtaaaaaatgcAAACGTATAAAGacaaatgtaaaatttaatttagtCTAAATCGAAGTAGCACcctttatatatgaatatatgtataaatattctgACGTGAAATTACTCGTAGATACCCATGTTTATAATGTTCTACACCAAAAAATAAGCACATTaggaaatgtatatatgtattaatgcAGACTGCATATAAAAAACTCTGGCAtgtaattatgtatataaataattaattcatttacaAGATAGAGCAGAATAGAGaaaattttactattatttttgttaatttttttttttttttttttggttacatatttattttttatattaatatatttttaacaagcactattttgaaataaaaattataatgagAAATTCATATTACAAAACTAAATgccaaaatatttttattatatatatatatatatattttttttttttttttttcgatattttatttaggatatattcatatgtactAATATAATTCTACTTATtagaatgaaatattaatagctccttaagaatataataatttataaaataattgaattaAATGAGTGACTTATATTCAGATTTAtatcttattatttatgttatattatatatgacgttaattattttcaataaatattacttatatatctataatagacgattaatataaatatttgttatcgACACTATGTagctaatatatatttgaaccAAAGTTAGTCTATTATTGAAATGCATAATACAGAAATTacttattttcttctttctgaaactacatgtatatagttaaaatgagtaaaatatatataatgaaattaagttattcataatataatatttaagtaaattttaaggataaattttatttgtacttatgacatcattatatatagatgattatttatacatttgttatttaatgaattttttctttatgcTTTTACTAGAAAATTAATGGAAACttaaatatatggaaaaatataattaatttatattaatgtcTAAGAATTTTTTCAAACACTACActtccttttaaaaatataaatgtattgcAATAGtcatttgatatatatatatatatatatatatatagttcatACATGTTTAATAGttattttactaattttataagctatttaatgttataattaaaatattactctctattatgtatataaggaTTACTTATATAAGGATAGGTTATATGATTTTTtgtgaattttatttatgagcTTTTTACAGTAAATAcctctaattttttaaaactgctctattgtaattttaaaaataaaattaagattaatattactatttaatttgttaaacTTGAGGTACATACTATTGAAAATGTATTACATATccaagaaaaatattaagaattacatttattagcATAAATACAGCTAAAACTCAGCATCTTgaatttaatatttgtaaataaatacaaaagaaatattGGTCTTTTTGTTAATGAAAATTGTAGTAAGAAcattaattgtttttttctttataaatatataaagttatgatattttacgaaataatattttttatgcatttgatttatatacatacataaggATTTTGTACTAGGATTATGACTAAAGGAaggatattaaaaaattttctttagtACAGTTTTAAATTCAAGGGGATACGTTAGtagaatattattaatttgtgTATTACAGATTTCTACTAATGAAAGAAAgattaaatacatatattacattcTTGTTACAATTGCTTAATTGTACTACGTAGGAATCACTTAACAATttagtataaaataattcaataatcaaaaaaatatgtatttttattcttgaTTGAATTAAACTAATACATATTTAGATTAAGAACTTTTTgattctattatattttataatataatttatgtatatcgtcacttttttttctttaatctAATTTCATCaaaatacacataaatatatatatatatatatgtaaataaaataaaaaaaattatgtttgtaaaattaaaaatctttaatttaaaaattatagtataaaatatatataattaaaatttatactgtaataataaaagatgaATCTTTAATTAgtcttaaaatatatattttatcatatattatttattgtgtttattattttaaaatatgttataaaacAAACAAGAATGCATATTTTCGCCTAGTAACTGAGGGaggtaatattaataacacAGAACGATATGtcatatattgttattttcatctattgttactattataataataattaatacatttcatgaaataataaaaaaatttcaaaaacataacttatataaaataaaaattattaatttgtaaCATTTATGAAATAGTAATTATTCTATTACTATTAGGATGAATTAATTAtctatgttatatattatctataatctatataaactctctatatataaatatttagaaatcgttttttattttaaaaggttttaataataaaattatttaattactacactatattacataattattttattttttatttctgaatatttttcaatgaactaaaattattttattaatgaataaatcatttacattaaaataagattaggtaaataatttatgatatattctaaaaactttttttgtcgttgtaataaaatgaattacacttaatatatttattaggtATTTACAAAGgactaataaatttaatttataaaaagtaataatgcattttattattaaaaatatattatattagtaTTGTTATtctttacttattttttatattagaatATTAAAGGCCTTTATTATGGAACAAAGAATTAagttattcttatttattaaaatatatgctttCATAGGTTTAGCTTGGATATGTGGTCTTAGAAATaacgtaataaaaaaataatatataaggaaatatttattttaaatattcttactatattatttttattaatactgttctataacataaattatttattatttaaattaaaaatacattaattttttagggAAAGTTTAACAAATATTTCTATGACAACTACAATAATGATAGAAAATTAGGTATAAGAAAATATCGATtattagcaaaatataaactaGATAAGGATTCAAATATGGCGCATTTAAAAGGGGATTCAATAATTAATGAAAggtgcaaaaaaaattatgtatctAGTAGTGAAAAATGGGCCAAcgaaaagaacaaaaaatttaatagaaatttattaaataaggcGCAATATTATACAGAAGTTGTGGATTATGATACTGGAATGTTCGATGGAAAACATTTCCAtttcgaaaaaaaatggataaaaaagataaattataataatttagttGAACGAAATAGAAGAATTTGTGACatagctttaaaaaaaataaaatttagaagtTACGGTTTCGGAGTTactcaattttttatttttttgttgtttggAGTAGGATTAGCAGTATTGCCAACTTTTGAGTTTTGGAGTAGTGTGGGGGAGAAGATTAAAGATAATCCATTATTAGGTACTTTGTATAATGCTTTAGATAAGTTGAAGaattatgaacaattttatatttatttagcaTTACTTAGCGTAATTATGATTACATTATCTGTTATGCTTATTATTGGAATATACAAGAtcttaagaaataatgaaaaatataataaaattaaattaatgacGGAGTAAAAGGTataattagaaatatatatttttctgtaaaGAATTCCTCAATGTGacgaaataattttaataatttttattgtacTATAACCGAACTTGTACACGTgaactttttaatatatgataattgaaatatatgttttacttttatttgtttatttgaatGTCTTATTGTTTTGGAActtgtattttaattatatgttgcatcatagataaatattacgttataatatatatatttgtatattaaattatatttctttggatatatagttttatgcttcaaaatgaattataattGTACAATTCAAACAATTTTGTGGATgtattatgatatatatttgtaataaacttttgttcttattatttcatatattattttggtctaattttattatttattcaggtttttaaaaaaatttattaactatttttaattaaaaatagatgTGTATTCGCTTATATTCTACATAAGGAAATGAGTGTTTATTGGtacatggaaaaaaaaaaaaaaaaaatatatatatatattaatagaaaaagacttaatatttattatacaaaattcAGTTTTTGAGAAATATTCAgcaaaacatatttattttaaaaatcatTCAAAGTGCCAGTTTTTTTAGCATTTTGTATAACTCACGCTATAAATGTATATCAACACAgtcatttaataataaattatttataaatgctTAATAACTTGAGGatcttaaatatttaaattaaatcaagacataaaacaatttataattttattattgttattaatattgcAATTAATTCAGTTTTGTTAAAATagcttaaatatatattatactgaaaattaatatataaacgaGCTATCTctttaatttatctttttgtatcattaatatattaaattaatgaattaattGTATTCAGATATTTGTAGATCATTTTATGaaatacttttctttttttttttaatattatttatttatccgTCGTATAACATCTCattgatataattaaaattttttttatttaattaatacaaattttGAATTAACTACAATTaccatttattatttcttagaaacaattttataactaatgaataaatatattaccaataaaaaaaaattataggtATTTTGTTCTCGTATAAGacagaatttttatttttagcaaAAAAGGTATGTTGAAAATGCCTCTTCTACAATTACATTGGTTAAGTAATTATATAACTAcaatatataactttttgaTTATAAGGATAAATTAAGAATTACCTTAACTCATTAATAATATGCATTTTAATCATatcaataattatattttttgtttttatcttaattCAATAAACCCTTTATTATGCATAATTATTGAtggtaattaaaaaaagaaattgtcCTTGTAATTGTAtactataaattataatagttCATGCTGCTCATTTTtagtaattattttcattttattaaaagcTCTAGtaatctttaattttatattttcattcttttattttagtattttttattatttacatatgattctttgaaaattttttataagtttactaattatttataaagatacataataatcattatttttctccttttaaatgtacgtatgtataaaatatcaCCTATCATATACTTTCTcatgaaataattattaatataatattatttatggtttgtctgatatattttttcatgtattaatatttctttttcatttacaaTGTAGataattatacttatataaagattgacatatgttatatgaaagtgcataaaatatgattaatacatttctatttaaaaaatataaattaaacttttattgtaaattaattaatttatattaacacaTTGTTTCAGAACAAATGctaatttacttttttagtACATATGTTATTCCCTAAGGTATGGTTACattataaaaggaaaaatgtatattatttattctatattagtatcttttatttaaatataaaatgttaaagaataaaaaaatgtatatttttacatactattaagtataaaaataaaattctccAGTGcttttaacataatataagagcttttgtataattttgcTCCTTATAGAatactttatataaaaaacctcttctaaaaaaaatctaACCAGAAATTATTAAGTTCATTATTTACtcttataattaataaagaattttaaaaaaagataaaatatcataatttattaataataagtgCATAATGTTCTTTGAAAAAGCTTGAAAATATCCAAACGTTTATCATGTGTTGATATTAGAGAAGTAGCTGAAATCGAGATATGgccatatataaatataaaaatatatataggaaaaaaaaacgcACAAATAACGTAATATGGATGTACATATGAAAGTACTagataaatacaaaaatgataaattagtGATGTCAAGAGACATTTCTTTGAAATATATGTGGTATTCCTTGCaaaatgtaaagaaaaaacaactatgaataatttagagagtttaatttgaatttaaaaaatgagttatagaatattaatttattgttcAAATATTAAACGAActatggaaaaaaatgatcATGAAAAAATAAGGGAAATTACATACTTTAAAGAATACACAGAAagattaaataagaaaacatatagatataaatgtGCGTAAAAGAACGTTAATAACTGTAAATACAACTcctttacattttataaaagtaatgtaaaaatatacatgaaaaaaatggataattCAGGAAGTACTCATGATGGAATAATATCCTAAATGAATGATTTAACTAATTGATTAAGATATATAAGAGAGAAATACATATAAGTGGTAACGGAGTTCAATAAAGTATGTTAACGACAATTATAGGAAGTTTCGAAGATAAATGagtttttaaagaattacataattgtaaaataaaaataccaacggaaatatttgtaatgatatatataataatattaaaagaatgcATTAATAAAGCATATACgttgaacaaataaaatttttttatatttacccATCAAACATATGAAGAGAATAgaatatattgataaaaattaaaatcttTCAGATGCTTTGGAAGACATAAAGGAATTATTCTAAACATAATGAacagaaataattttatatatatataattgaagAACCCTTTGTCAAggtgaatatatttttgaagtgTGATAATTGTAATGAAGAGTTAATTTAGTTTAAAAAAgtgaatttatataaattaaaaggaaaGTTACTATTGAAAAAACTATAAGGTAATCGAGAAAAGTATAGTAAGGTGTAtgtataagaaaatattcgAACGGAAAGAACATAAGGAAATTATA
This genomic interval carries:
- the PmUG01_00010700 gene encoding fam-m protein; the encoded protein is MEQRIKLFLFIKIYAFIGLAWICGLRNNGKFNKYFYDNYNNDRKLGIRKYRLLAKYKLDKDSNMAHLKGDSIINERCKKNYVSSSEKWANEKNKKFNRNLLNKAQYYTEVVDYDTGMFDGKHFHFEKKWIKKINYNNLVERNRRICDIALKKIKFRSYGFGVTQFFIFLLFGVGLAVLPTFEFWSSVGEKIKDNPLLGTLYNALDKLKNYEQFYIYLALLSVIMITLSVMLIIGIYKILRNNEKYNKIKLMTE